The following are from one region of the Flavimobilis soli genome:
- a CDS encoding flavodoxin domain-containing protein, which produces MASKHGATKEIGHAVVERLRELGHDVSEHDMASTSAEDLDDAQALVLGGAVYFGRWPNEANDLVDGLADRVDGRPVWLFSSGPVAREDEPPSVEEPTIAIDGTMQALDAREHVMFGGRLDKNTLSFVERAVARALRAPDADTRDWTVIREWADKIDSALKAS; this is translated from the coding sequence GTGGCGAGCAAGCACGGAGCCACGAAGGAGATCGGCCACGCGGTCGTGGAGCGGCTGCGCGAGCTCGGGCACGACGTGTCCGAGCACGACATGGCCTCGACGAGCGCAGAGGACCTCGACGACGCTCAGGCGCTCGTGCTCGGTGGGGCGGTCTACTTCGGCCGGTGGCCCAACGAGGCGAACGACCTCGTCGACGGCCTGGCAGACCGTGTCGACGGCCGGCCGGTGTGGCTGTTCTCGAGCGGCCCGGTGGCACGTGAGGACGAGCCGCCGAGCGTCGAGGAGCCGACGATCGCGATCGACGGGACGATGCAGGCGCTCGACGCGCGCGAGCACGTCATGTTCGGCGGTCGCCTCGACAAGAACACGCTGTCGTTCGTGGAACGTGCCGTCGCGCGGGCGCTGCGGGCACCCGACGCCGACACGCGCGACTGGACCGTCATCCGCGAGTGGGCGGACAAGATCGACTCGGCCCTCAAGGCCTCGTAG